One part of the Parambassis ranga chromosome 8, fParRan2.1, whole genome shotgun sequence genome encodes these proteins:
- the triobpb gene encoding TRIO and F-actin binding protein b isoform X2, translating into MQPDLLNFKKGWMSKLDDSGEWKKHWFVLTDAGLKYYRDSSAEEKDDLDGEIDLKSCVKVSEFDVEKNYGFQIQTREAVFTLSAMTAGIRRNWIEVLKKCIRPSSSPDLTQLPDSSSDKENSHNRVPLSSRRPSSRHGDTYSEAPMSAPPTQRRFDYVELSPVHASTGTLPASQREAAEGQVREHSQWQEERHNTSSQWEAVLSRKGSGGGGGVGSNQRLRMENEIEKKWAEFERMPFKEMSSLPSAGSPPSSQSANEALQREVASLRQQLENLQQGGRGGGGGRGGEGLGGVRGGCGPEAPCSRSLVAMERAHRQALEELQRQHERHIKELEAEKDRLLLEESQDTARVMEALKTKHKEELEREVEKVKRLSSGMLDSQTLQAQQQTDTRALQRELAGLSERYFQKCLELNRAEQSNAEREREISRKERDMEQLKKENQDLKARLTEEIVRMRSNVKDHGSEDDKDRTPCELQVLLRMKENEIEYLHKEISCLRNELQFLNMEKQLACDRYTEVREELSGMKGRNEREIQSLKEHLRLAMAALQEGQKLGNSLDH; encoded by the exons ATGCAG CCTGACCTCTTGAACTTCAAAAAGGGATGGATGTCAAAACTGGACGACAGCGGTGAG tggAAGAAGCATTGGTTCGTCCTGACTGATGCAGGACTGAAGTACTACAGAGATTCCAGTGCAGAGGAG AAAGATGACCTGGATGGGGAGATTGACCTGAAATCCTGTGTGAAGGTGTCTGAGTTTGACGTGGAGAAGAACTATGGATTTCAGATACAA ACACGGGAGGCTGTGTTCACGTTGTCCGCCATGACAGCTGGAATCAGGCGGAACTGGATAGAGGTGTTAAAGAAGTGTATCAGGCCCAGCAGCTCTCCAGACCTCACACA GttacctgacagcagcagcgaTAAGGAGAACTCCCATAATCGGGTCCCGCTGTCTTCCCGACGGCCATCATCGCGTCATGGCGACACTTACTCAGAAGCTCCGATGTCCGCTCCTCCGACTCAGCGAAGGTTTGATTACGTCGAGCTGTCGCCTGTTCACGCCTCCACCGGGACTCTCCCAGCCAgtcagagagaagcagcagagggGCAGGTGAGGGAGCACAGCCAGTGGCAGGAGGAGAGGCACAACACAAGCAGCCAATGGGAGGCAGTGCTGTCCAGGAAGGgtagcggcggcggcggtggcgtGGGCTCGAACCAGAGGCTCCGCATGGAGAATGAAATCGAGAAGAAGTGGGCCGAGTTTGAACGAATGCCGTTTAAGGAGATGAGCTCCTTACCGTCAGCAGGATCGCCGCCTTCCAGCCAGTCAGCCAATGAGGCGCTGCAGAGGGAG GTGGCGTCACtgaggcagcagctggagaATCTACAAcaggggggaagaggaggaggaggaggaagaggaggagagggactCGGGGGTGTGCGTGGTGGCTGCGGCCCTGAGGCACCCTGCAGCCGCAGCCTGGTAGCCATGGAGCGTGCTCATCGGCAGGCACTGGAAGAGCTGCAGAGGCAGCACGAACGCCACATCAAGGAGCTGGAGGCGGAGAAGGAccggctgctgctggaggagtcCCAGGACACGGCACGAG TGATGGAGGCTttgaagacaaaacacaaagaggaactagagagagaggtggagaaagTCAAGAGGCTGAGCAGCGGCATGCTTGACTCACAGACTTTGCAAGCCCAACAGCA GACAGACACTCGGGCCCTGCAGAGAGAGCTGGCCGGACTCTCTGAACGCTACTTTCAGAAGTGTCTGGAGCTGAACCGAGCTGAGCAGAGTAacgctgagagagagagggagatcagCCGCAAGGAGAGAGACATGGAGCAGCTGAAGAAAGAGAACCAG GACTTGAAGGCCCGTTTGACGGAGGAGATTGTCCGAATGCGCTCAAACGTCAAAGATCACGGCTCAGAGGACGACAAGGACAGGACGCCCTGTGAACTGCAG GTTCTTCTCAGgatgaaagaaaatgagattGAGTACTTGCATAAAGAGATCAGCTGTCTACGGAACGAGCTACAGTTTCTGAACATG gaaaaacagcTGGCCTGCGATCGATACACGGAGGTCCGGGAGGAGCTGAGCGGGATGAAGGGCCGGAACGAGCGAGAGATTCAGAGCCTGAAGGAGCACTTGAGGCTGGCCATGGCTGCTCTGCAGGAGGGCCAGAAGCTGGGGAACAGCCTGGACCACTGA
- the triobpb gene encoding TRIO and F-actin binding protein b isoform X1 encodes MTPDLLNFKKGWMSKLDDSGEWKKHWFVLTDAGLKYYRDSSAEEKDDLDGEIDLKSCVKVSEFDVEKNYGFQIQTREAVFTLSAMTAGIRRNWIEVLKKCIRPSSSPDLTQLPDSSSDKENSHNRVPLSSRRPSSRHGDTYSEAPMSAPPTQRRFDYVELSPVHASTGTLPASQREAAEGQVREHSQWQEERHNTSSQWEAVLSRKGSGGGGGVGSNQRLRMENEIEKKWAEFERMPFKEMSSLPSAGSPPSSQSANEALQREVASLRQQLENLQQGGRGGGGGRGGEGLGGVRGGCGPEAPCSRSLVAMERAHRQALEELQRQHERHIKELEAEKDRLLLEESQDTARVMEALKTKHKEELEREVEKVKRLSSGMLDSQTLQAQQQTDTRALQRELAGLSERYFQKCLELNRAEQSNAEREREISRKERDMEQLKKENQDLKARLTEEIVRMRSNVKDHGSEDDKDRTPCELQVLLRMKENEIEYLHKEISCLRNELQFLNMEKQLACDRYTEVREELSGMKGRNEREIQSLKEHLRLAMAALQEGQKLGNSLDH; translated from the exons ATGACG CCTGACCTCTTGAACTTCAAAAAGGGATGGATGTCAAAACTGGACGACAGCGGTGAG tggAAGAAGCATTGGTTCGTCCTGACTGATGCAGGACTGAAGTACTACAGAGATTCCAGTGCAGAGGAG AAAGATGACCTGGATGGGGAGATTGACCTGAAATCCTGTGTGAAGGTGTCTGAGTTTGACGTGGAGAAGAACTATGGATTTCAGATACAA ACACGGGAGGCTGTGTTCACGTTGTCCGCCATGACAGCTGGAATCAGGCGGAACTGGATAGAGGTGTTAAAGAAGTGTATCAGGCCCAGCAGCTCTCCAGACCTCACACA GttacctgacagcagcagcgaTAAGGAGAACTCCCATAATCGGGTCCCGCTGTCTTCCCGACGGCCATCATCGCGTCATGGCGACACTTACTCAGAAGCTCCGATGTCCGCTCCTCCGACTCAGCGAAGGTTTGATTACGTCGAGCTGTCGCCTGTTCACGCCTCCACCGGGACTCTCCCAGCCAgtcagagagaagcagcagagggGCAGGTGAGGGAGCACAGCCAGTGGCAGGAGGAGAGGCACAACACAAGCAGCCAATGGGAGGCAGTGCTGTCCAGGAAGGgtagcggcggcggcggtggcgtGGGCTCGAACCAGAGGCTCCGCATGGAGAATGAAATCGAGAAGAAGTGGGCCGAGTTTGAACGAATGCCGTTTAAGGAGATGAGCTCCTTACCGTCAGCAGGATCGCCGCCTTCCAGCCAGTCAGCCAATGAGGCGCTGCAGAGGGAG GTGGCGTCACtgaggcagcagctggagaATCTACAAcaggggggaagaggaggaggaggaggaagaggaggagagggactCGGGGGTGTGCGTGGTGGCTGCGGCCCTGAGGCACCCTGCAGCCGCAGCCTGGTAGCCATGGAGCGTGCTCATCGGCAGGCACTGGAAGAGCTGCAGAGGCAGCACGAACGCCACATCAAGGAGCTGGAGGCGGAGAAGGAccggctgctgctggaggagtcCCAGGACACGGCACGAG TGATGGAGGCTttgaagacaaaacacaaagaggaactagagagagaggtggagaaagTCAAGAGGCTGAGCAGCGGCATGCTTGACTCACAGACTTTGCAAGCCCAACAGCA GACAGACACTCGGGCCCTGCAGAGAGAGCTGGCCGGACTCTCTGAACGCTACTTTCAGAAGTGTCTGGAGCTGAACCGAGCTGAGCAGAGTAacgctgagagagagagggagatcagCCGCAAGGAGAGAGACATGGAGCAGCTGAAGAAAGAGAACCAG GACTTGAAGGCCCGTTTGACGGAGGAGATTGTCCGAATGCGCTCAAACGTCAAAGATCACGGCTCAGAGGACGACAAGGACAGGACGCCCTGTGAACTGCAG GTTCTTCTCAGgatgaaagaaaatgagattGAGTACTTGCATAAAGAGATCAGCTGTCTACGGAACGAGCTACAGTTTCTGAACATG gaaaaacagcTGGCCTGCGATCGATACACGGAGGTCCGGGAGGAGCTGAGCGGGATGAAGGGCCGGAACGAGCGAGAGATTCAGAGCCTGAAGGAGCACTTGAGGCTGGCCATGGCTGCTCTGCAGGAGGGCCAGAAGCTGGGGAACAGCCTGGACCACTGA